Below is a genomic region from Acetomicrobium sp. S15 = DSM 107314.
CCTTTCGCGCGATGACGTAGTGCTCTTTTTGGTTTCGGGCGGCGGCTCGGCCCTTTTTGAGAAACCGAAAGGCGGTGTTTCTCTTAAAAGCATCATGGACGTCACAGATCAACTCTTGCGTTCTGGAGCCAACATCGTCGAGATCAATGCCATCAGGAAGAGGCTTTCTGCCGTCAAGGGAGGGCAATTCGCCCAAAACCTCCATCCTGCCAAAGTCTATGCGGTTGTCCTCTCCGATGTTTTGGGCGATCGCTTAGACAGCATAGCTTCCGGTCCGGCATATCCAGACAGCACTACGTCCGAAGAGGCGCTACGCATCGTCCAAAAGTACGGGCTGAAGTTGGATCCCGAGCTTTTGAAACTGTTAGAGGAAGAGACGCCCAAATCGTTATCCAACGTGGAGACGGTAGTCATAGGGAGCGTCAAGGTGATGTGCGAAGAGGCGGCTAAAACGGCATCCGAGCTGGGATACGATACTGAAATCCTGACTACGACTCTGGATTGCGAGGCCAGAGAGGCCGGCCTATTCCTGGCAGCCATAGCTCGCGAGGAGAAGGGGTATGATAGACCATTGCTGCGCCCGTGCGCGTTGATCCTCGGCGGGGAAACGGTGGTTCACGTTCGCGGCCGAGGGTTGGGTGGCAGAAAT
It encodes:
- a CDS encoding glycerate kinase type-2 family protein, with translation MKNPREDALEIARKAIDAVLPENALKRALEGRLFPGKVVLVAIGKAAWRMAKAASDVLGDRILRGVVITKYGHSQGPIGNFEIYEAGHPIPDENTVIATEAALRATAGLSRDDVVLFLVSGGGSALFEKPKGGVSLKSIMDVTDQLLRSGANIVEINAIRKRLSAVKGGQFAQNLHPAKVYAVVLSDVLGDRLDSIASGPAYPDSTTSEEALRIVQKYGLKLDPELLKLLEEETPKSLSNVETVVIGSVKVMCEEAAKTASELGYDTEILTTTLDCEAREAGLFLAAIAREEKGYDRPLLRPCALILGGETVVHVRGRGLGGRNQELALSAATGIHGLEGVAVLSVGSDGTDGPTDAAGGIVDGSTITKLKEAGRDPEEALKDNDSYHALEACGSLVKTGPTGTNVNDLTILVCQ